A single window of Rhizobium sp. CCGE531 DNA harbors:
- a CDS encoding nuclear transport factor 2 family protein, with product MDTDVCALRTLAQTYFDAAYEMDAEKFASIFHSLSSVTKVADDGDVGVTPIATWLAVVRNTKAPKQQGVERDDEILLIDVERDLALLKVKLQVPPRHFTDLLSCLKVNGTWKIVQKVMTSKT from the coding sequence ATGGATACCGATGTTTGCGCTTTGCGCACCCTGGCGCAGACCTATTTTGACGCCGCCTATGAAATGGATGCTGAGAAATTTGCGTCCATATTTCATTCCTTGAGCTCCGTGACGAAGGTCGCCGACGACGGCGACGTGGGCGTGACGCCGATTGCGACGTGGTTAGCAGTCGTGCGTAATACCAAAGCTCCAAAACAGCAGGGCGTGGAGCGTGACGACGAGATCCTATTAATTGACGTCGAAAGAGACCTCGCGCTTCTGAAGGTGAAATTGCAGGTACCGCCGCGCCACTTCACGGACCTATTGTCATGCTTGAAGGTCAACGGAACCTGGAAGATCGTTCAGAAGGTGATGACTTCGAAAACGTAA
- a CDS encoding LysR family transcriptional regulator: MGNYLDELATFAIVASERSFTRAAVKLGVSQSALSHTIRKLEQQLEIQLLARTTKSVAPTAAGAALLKDLSPALEQITRALDKARSVRHRPAGRLRIVMSRSAAVMVLLPRLTAFAEAYPDVVLDVVTVTGPVDIVAGEFDAGIQLGEYVQKDMIAVRVSQELRLAVVGSPGYFASRSIPRKPKDLNDHRCLNLRLPNGPYRWQFEQGRKAITIGVNGPLIIDDTNLVIQAALTGAGLGLAYEEQVMEHVAEHSLIRVLENWTPPVPGFFMYYPSRQHQPAALAALVNALRCS; this comes from the coding sequence ATGGGAAATTACCTGGATGAACTCGCTACGTTTGCAATCGTCGCCAGTGAGCGAAGCTTTACACGCGCCGCGGTGAAGCTGGGCGTCTCCCAGTCCGCCCTGAGCCACACGATCCGGAAACTTGAGCAGCAACTCGAGATCCAGCTTCTTGCCCGGACTACCAAGAGTGTAGCGCCAACCGCTGCAGGCGCAGCTCTTTTGAAGGACCTGTCTCCGGCGCTTGAGCAAATTACTCGTGCGCTGGACAAAGCCCGAAGCGTTCGCCACCGACCCGCGGGACGCCTTAGAATTGTGATGTCACGGTCGGCTGCGGTGATGGTATTGTTGCCGAGGCTCACCGCATTCGCCGAGGCTTACCCCGACGTCGTTCTTGACGTTGTTACCGTCACTGGTCCCGTCGACATCGTCGCGGGCGAGTTTGATGCCGGTATTCAACTCGGCGAGTATGTTCAAAAGGATATGATTGCGGTGCGCGTCTCGCAGGAGTTGCGTTTGGCGGTGGTGGGATCGCCCGGCTATTTCGCGTCACGAAGCATTCCTCGGAAGCCCAAGGATCTAAATGATCATCGATGTCTAAACCTGCGTCTCCCGAACGGTCCGTATCGGTGGCAGTTCGAGCAGGGACGCAAGGCGATCACAATCGGTGTGAACGGCCCGCTCATAATCGACGATACCAACCTCGTGATTCAGGCGGCGCTCACCGGAGCCGGCCTTGGGCTCGCATATGAAGAGCAGGTTATGGAGCATGTTGCCGAGCACAGCCTCATTCGAGTGCTGGAGAATTGGACGCCCCCTGTTCCCGGCTTCTTCATGTATTACCCCAGTCGCCAGCATCAGCCCGCTGCGCTTGCTGCGCTGGTAAACGCCCTGCGATGCTCTTAA
- a CDS encoding IS5 family transposase (programmed frameshift): MARFDLTDFEWSVIEPLLPTKVRGKARVDDRRVLNGIFWRLRTGAPWADIPARYGPYTTCVNRFNRWRHAGHWARILDAISEAYDGDIQMIDSSSIRVHQHAANSKKDERSGCMGRSRGGLTTKIHALVDADGRPIRLKLTAGQAHDGRSATDMFATIGPGQILLADRAYDSDRLRQDLKARGAWGCIRPMPNRVNIPAFSSRLYKQRNAVERFFNKLKHFRAIATRYDKRDDNFLASIQLASIRIWLRSYESVT, encoded by the exons ATGGCGCGCTTTGATTTGACGGATTTCGAATGGTCGGTGATCGAACCCCTTCTGCCGACAAAGGTTCGTGGTAAGGCCCGCGTTGATGACCGACGCGTATTGAATGGGATCTTCTGGCGGCTGAGAACTGGTGCGCCGTGGGCGGATATTCCCGCGCGCTATGGCCCTTATACGACCTGTGTCAACCGCTTTAACCGATGGCGTCACGCGGGGCATTGGGCACGTATTCTCGATGCAATATCAGAAGCTTACGATGGCGACATCCAGATGATCGACAGCTCGTCGATCCGCGTTCACCAACATGCTGCCAAC TCAAAAAAAGACGAGCGATCCGGTTGCATGGGTCGCTCGCGCGGCGGGCTGACAACCAAAATCCATGCTCTTGTCGATGCCGATGGCCGACCGATCCGCTTAAAGCTGACAGCCGGACAGGCCCATGACGGACGCTCGGCGACCGATATGTTTGCGACCATCGGGCCCGGTCAAATACTTCTGGCTGATCGCGCTTATGATAGCGACAGGCTGCGACAAGACCTCAAAGCACGTGGAGCATGGGGCTGTATCCGTCCCATGCCAAACAGGGTCAATATTCCTGCCTTCAGCTCACGGCTCTACAAACAACGCAACGCTGTCGAGCGGTTCTTCAACAAACTCAAACACTTCCGGGCCATCGCAACACGATATGACAAACGCGACGACAACTTCCTCGCATCTATCCAGCTCGCCTCAATTCGTATCTGGCTACGATCTTATGAGTCGGTGACCTAA
- the greA gene encoding transcription elongation factor GreA, whose translation MSTAFMKEESAEAAAETVLPERPISAHPNLVTEAGLKALELQLQEARNAYDTANAIEDINERRRQTAIPLRDARYFAERVRTAEVVAAPGSFDIVAFGSMVTYSREDGRVQKYRIVGEDEADPRAGSISYVSPVARLLMGKKVGDVVNLGKEELEIIVIE comes from the coding sequence TTGAGCACGGCGTTCATGAAGGAAGAAAGTGCCGAAGCGGCAGCGGAAACCGTGCTGCCCGAGCGGCCCATTTCTGCGCATCCGAACCTCGTCACGGAGGCCGGGCTGAAGGCTCTGGAACTGCAGCTTCAGGAAGCGCGAAACGCGTATGACACGGCAAATGCCATAGAAGACATCAATGAACGTCGGCGACAGACTGCCATTCCGTTGCGCGATGCACGCTATTTCGCGGAAAGGGTTCGAACGGCCGAGGTCGTCGCGGCTCCCGGCTCGTTTGACATCGTCGCCTTCGGGAGCATGGTGACCTATAGCCGGGAAGACGGCCGCGTGCAGAAATATCGCATCGTCGGAGAGGATGAAGCCGATCCCAGGGCGGGATCGATTTCATATGTTTCACCCGTTGCAAGGTTGCTGATGGGAAAGAAGGTTGGCGATGTCGTCAACCTTGGCAAGGAGGAGCTGGAGATCATCGTGATCGAATAG
- a CDS encoding DUF1801 domain-containing protein, whose product MADRKPKSPTKTPSKQAASEPRLLSGGNPQIAKGDGDAPVQAYIAAMSGWKSEVGRRIDALVVQAVPDVRKAVKWNSPLYGLDGDGWFLGIHCFTKHVKVAFFRGASIHPIPPGDSKSKETRYLNINEGDTLDEAQFTDWVTQASRLPGERM is encoded by the coding sequence ATGGCCGATCGAAAGCCCAAGTCGCCGACAAAGACACCGTCCAAGCAGGCGGCATCGGAACCGAGACTGCTTTCAGGCGGCAATCCGCAGATCGCCAAGGGCGACGGTGACGCGCCGGTGCAAGCCTATATTGCCGCCATGTCGGGCTGGAAGAGCGAGGTCGGACGCCGGATCGATGCGCTCGTCGTCCAAGCCGTCCCCGACGTTCGAAAGGCGGTCAAATGGAATTCGCCACTCTATGGCTTGGACGGCGATGGCTGGTTCCTGGGCATCCATTGCTTCACGAAACACGTCAAAGTCGCGTTCTTTCGCGGCGCATCGATCCATCCGATCCCGCCCGGAGATTCGAAAAGCAAGGAAACGCGCTACCTCAATATCAATGAAGGCGACACGCTGGACGAAGCGCAGTTTACCGATTGGGTGACGCAGGCAAGCCGGCTGCCCGGTGAGCGCATGTAG
- a CDS encoding IS5 family transposase (programmed frameshift): MARFDLTDFEWSVIEPLLPTKVRGKARVDDRRVLNGIFWRLRTGAPWADIPARYGPYTTCVNRFNRWRHAGHWARILDAISEAYDGDIQMIDSSSIRVHQHAANSKKDERSGCMGRSRGGLTTKIHALVDADGRPIRLKLTAGQAHDGRSATDMFATIGPGQILLADRAYDSDRLRQDLKARGAWGCIRPMPNRVNIPAFSSRLYKQRNAVERFFNKLKHFRAIATRYDKRDDNFLASIQLASIRIWLRSYESVT, encoded by the exons ATGGCGCGCTTTGATTTGACGGATTTCGAATGGTCGGTGATCGAACCCCTTCTGCCGACAAAGGTTCGTGGTAAGGCCCGCGTTGATGACCGACGCGTATTGAATGGGATCTTCTGGCGGCTGAGAACTGGTGCGCCGTGGGCGGATATTCCCGCGCGCTATGGCCCTTATACGACCTGTGTCAACCGCTTTAACCGATGGCGTCACGCGGGGCATTGGGCACGTATTCTCGATGCAATATCAGAAGCTTACGATGGCGACATCCAGATGATCGACAGCTCGTCGATCCGCGTTCACCAACATGCTGCCAAC TCAAAAAAAGACGAGCGATCCGGTTGCATGGGTCGCTCGCGCGGCGGGCTGACAACCAAAATCCATGCTCTTGTCGATGCCGATGGCCGACCGATCCGCTTAAAGCTGACAGCCGGACAGGCCCATGACGGACGCTCGGCGACCGATATGTTTGCGACCATCGGGCCCGGTCAAATACTTCTGGCTGATCGCGCTTATGATAGCGACAGGCTGCGACAAGACCTCAAAGCACGTGGAGCATGGGGCTGTATCCGTCCCATGCCAAACAGGGTCAATATTCCTGCCTTCAGCTCACGGCTCTACAAACAACGCAACGCTGTCGAGCGGTTCTTCAACAAACTCAAACACTTCCGGGCCATCGCAACACGATATGACAAACGCGACGACAACTTCCTCGCATCTATCCAGCTCGCCTCAATTCGTATCTGGCTACGATCTTATGAGTCGGTGACCTAG
- a CDS encoding LysE family translocator yields MISLGVLTTYILVVLGLMVIPGPATLLTLARAVSGGKRAGLATGLGIAAGDLLHTMMATFGLSALLATSALAFEIVKYAGVIYLIYLGFKAFIEKSGSIDVPTAQAITPIRAFRQGFFTEILNPKTALFFLAFLPQFIHPESGSVIAQFALLGAIFVALSIGVTSLLAIGAGSIGGWLRRNRTIGRWQGKVIGTIYMALGVRLALQQQ; encoded by the coding sequence ATGATCAGCCTCGGTGTTTTGACGACGTATATCTTGGTGGTGCTCGGTCTGATGGTCATTCCCGGGCCTGCCACGCTGCTCACGCTCGCCAGAGCCGTCAGCGGCGGCAAGCGTGCCGGATTGGCAACCGGCCTTGGCATTGCCGCCGGCGATCTCCTCCATACGATGATGGCGACCTTCGGATTGTCGGCGCTGCTCGCCACATCCGCTTTGGCCTTCGAGATCGTCAAATATGCCGGTGTCATCTATCTGATCTATCTCGGCTTCAAGGCCTTCATCGAAAAGAGCGGCAGCATCGACGTCCCAACCGCGCAGGCCATCACGCCCATCCGGGCGTTTCGGCAAGGCTTCTTCACCGAGATCCTCAACCCCAAGACCGCCCTTTTCTTCCTGGCATTCCTGCCGCAGTTCATCCATCCGGAAAGCGGCTCCGTCATCGCGCAATTCGCACTGCTCGGCGCTATCTTCGTCGCCCTCAGCATTGGGGTCACGTCGCTTCTGGCGATCGGCGCCGGATCGATCGGCGGCTGGCTGCGCCGCAACCGCACCATCGGACGCTGGCAGGGAAAGGTTATCGGCACGATCTATATGGCATTGGGCGTGAGGCTTGCCCTTCAGCAGCAATGA
- a CDS encoding winged helix-turn-helix domain-containing protein — protein sequence MFFFAGFVLDPDRAELHGPDGSAIRLRPKAFELLRLLVANNRRIVGKQELMEAVWPGIYVAEDSLFQCVREIRTALGDTERHMIKLVSGRGYLFTAEVSTEQPGSAPLPVAIDTQASDAGPRYRPGSRKALAFGAFAILCAIVVVFSLTVFSFRIGDVFGSSRPIVEVLPIVDSIGDPQSNALAQAVAAEMINGLAKIDGIRLIASREQGPVKTAEAISGHAHGAGLLLQGELQRSPQSWIFQTRLINVGSREIESVAEITLDASEPDKQRLAARLAAGAGYELALRLNKFGQTDDERPTGAASVAIQQATASINQTTKERFATARAILEKYLSDQPNNADLQIALAALHLRGVQLAWYSPAEGKAAENEAGSLLEHALRTRPDSIPVLGVYCRFLTVTNQFSESLVACARALSLNPWDGTALFHLGLTQIQLGRFEDALATFEQADRFNTPEVSRWTWLLGAGWADIILNHNEDAIGWLQRSIAITPGTGRAHMLLAIAYQRLGRSDDAKQALAEGLQLRPGSTAANISLPTRNTSPTYLEARQKIIQTLIEIGLPAGDDEQKPDDKK from the coding sequence GTGTTCTTTTTTGCCGGGTTCGTTCTCGATCCAGATCGTGCCGAGCTTCATGGGCCGGACGGCTCGGCGATCCGGCTGCGCCCCAAAGCGTTTGAACTGCTGAGACTGCTCGTCGCGAACAACAGGCGCATCGTTGGCAAGCAGGAACTGATGGAGGCCGTCTGGCCGGGCATTTATGTCGCAGAGGACAGCCTGTTTCAGTGCGTTCGTGAAATCCGCACGGCATTGGGTGATACGGAACGGCACATGATCAAGCTTGTGTCCGGCCGCGGCTATCTCTTCACCGCCGAGGTCTCCACCGAACAGCCGGGATCGGCTCCACTGCCTGTCGCGATCGATACTCAAGCTTCAGATGCTGGGCCACGATACCGGCCCGGCTCGCGCAAGGCTCTGGCTTTCGGGGCATTTGCAATTCTGTGTGCGATCGTCGTCGTGTTCAGCCTCACCGTCTTTTCCTTCAGGATCGGCGATGTCTTCGGATCGAGCCGGCCGATCGTCGAAGTCCTGCCGATCGTTGACAGCATCGGCGATCCTCAAAGCAACGCGCTGGCGCAAGCAGTCGCGGCCGAGATGATCAACGGCTTAGCGAAGATCGACGGAATCCGCTTGATAGCCTCCAGGGAACAAGGCCCGGTGAAGACGGCCGAAGCGATTTCAGGACATGCCCACGGAGCCGGTCTCCTCCTTCAGGGAGAGCTGCAAAGAAGCCCGCAATCCTGGATCTTTCAGACACGCCTGATCAATGTGGGCAGCCGGGAAATCGAATCCGTTGCTGAAATTACGCTCGACGCCAGCGAACCCGACAAGCAGCGTCTCGCAGCTCGGCTCGCTGCCGGCGCGGGCTATGAACTTGCACTCCGCCTGAACAAATTTGGCCAAACCGACGACGAACGGCCGACGGGAGCCGCCAGCGTCGCGATACAACAGGCAACCGCATCGATTAACCAGACGACAAAGGAACGCTTTGCGACGGCGCGCGCGATCCTTGAAAAATATCTGAGCGATCAGCCGAACAATGCCGATCTCCAGATCGCGCTTGCGGCGCTGCATCTGCGTGGGGTCCAGCTGGCCTGGTATAGTCCGGCGGAGGGCAAGGCAGCTGAGAATGAGGCAGGATCCCTATTGGAACACGCCCTGCGGACCAGACCGGACTCCATCCCGGTGCTTGGGGTCTATTGTCGTTTTCTGACCGTCACCAACCAATTTTCGGAGAGCCTCGTGGCCTGCGCAAGAGCGTTGAGCCTCAATCCCTGGGATGGCACGGCCTTGTTCCATCTCGGCCTCACACAGATTCAATTGGGGCGTTTCGAGGATGCGCTCGCAACATTCGAGCAGGCAGACCGCTTCAATACGCCGGAGGTTTCGCGCTGGACCTGGCTGTTGGGGGCGGGATGGGCCGATATAATTTTGAATCACAATGAAGACGCGATTGGGTGGCTGCAGCGTTCTATCGCAATCACACCAGGAACGGGACGCGCGCACATGCTCCTAGCTATCGCCTATCAGCGATTGGGCCGATCAGATGACGCAAAGCAGGCCCTTGCCGAGGGATTGCAGCTGCGGCCGGGCTCGACAGCCGCCAATATTTCCCTGCCCACTCGCAACACCAGCCCGACCTATCTCGAAGCGCGCCAGAAGATTATCCAAACGCTGATCGAGATCGGGTTACCCGCGGGCGATGATGAGCAAAAGCCAGACGACAAGAAGTGA
- a CDS encoding helix-turn-helix domain-containing protein, giving the protein MENQTMADDEINMHEEMRRAFALLSGKWKLEIMWLLNQRVYRFGELRKAIPGITQHMLTAQLRELEADGLISRTVFAEVPPRVDYEITPKARGLGPTMEALTVWWNEYGKSLPPKPSARGRKANSSVASASSAPVTRRTR; this is encoded by the coding sequence ATGGAAAACCAGACCATGGCCGATGACGAGATCAACATGCACGAGGAGATGCGGCGCGCATTCGCGCTGCTCTCGGGCAAATGGAAACTGGAGATCATGTGGCTGCTGAATCAGCGGGTCTATCGTTTCGGAGAACTGCGCAAAGCGATCCCCGGCATTACCCAGCACATGCTGACGGCCCAACTGCGCGAACTCGAGGCGGATGGGCTCATTTCGCGCACAGTGTTCGCGGAGGTGCCACCTCGCGTTGACTACGAGATCACTCCTAAAGCGCGGGGGCTCGGCCCGACGATGGAAGCGCTGACGGTCTGGTGGAACGAATACGGAAAGAGCCTGCCGCCGAAGCCGAGCGCGCGGGGACGCAAAGCCAATAGTTCAGTCGCCTCGGCAAGCAGCGCACCGGTAACGCGACGAACACGCTGA
- a CDS encoding DoxX family protein — protein MAATYIYWSSTILLSLLYLSSAFLYLTKGDWVRQTLAGLNYPAPYLVPLMIVVKVLGPIAILSRVSVPLSDLAYAGIFFHLVLSGSAHLGVRKPMGALPAIIGLALLAASFTAQNAARDVPSPYAQLAVR, from the coding sequence ATGGCCGCGACATACATCTACTGGAGCAGCACGATACTATTGTCGCTGCTGTATCTGAGCTCCGCGTTTCTATACCTGACCAAGGGAGACTGGGTTCGCCAGACGCTCGCCGGGCTGAACTACCCGGCTCCTTACCTCGTCCCGTTGATGATCGTAGTGAAGGTGCTTGGGCCGATCGCGATCCTCTCGCGTGTCAGCGTTCCCCTGAGCGATCTGGCCTATGCCGGTATCTTCTTTCACCTGGTGCTGTCCGGCTCGGCGCATCTTGGTGTCCGCAAGCCCATGGGGGCTTTGCCGGCAATCATCGGCCTCGCGCTGCTGGCCGCTTCCTTCACCGCACAGAATGCCGCGCGCGACGTGCCGTCGCCTTACGCTCAACTCGCCGTGCGCTGA
- a CDS encoding SDR family oxidoreductase, whose amino-acid sequence MGRLEGKVALVTGASRGIGRATAKLFAAEGAKVALLSRTPASVEAVVADIEADGGIALSVPADIGKADEIKAAVDKVVAAYGWLDILVNNAFDPSVPYSSILELSTDQLQRNFDIGPIAYLHFMQAAYPHLKASEQGRVINFGSMAGVIGLAGMGPYNMAKEAVRALTRTAAREWAADKITVNNVLPVAETWGPEANVPPPTNPLGRYGSPEEDIAPVVLFLASKDAQFLTGYTLTPDGGLLIDSAR is encoded by the coding sequence ATGGGTAGACTCGAAGGAAAAGTTGCGCTCGTCACCGGCGCCAGTCGCGGCATCGGCCGCGCCACTGCCAAGCTGTTCGCGGCAGAAGGCGCCAAGGTCGCCCTGCTGTCGCGTACGCCAGCCAGCGTCGAGGCTGTCGTGGCGGACATCGAGGCCGACGGCGGCATCGCGTTGTCGGTTCCCGCCGATATCGGCAAGGCCGATGAGATCAAGGCTGCTGTAGACAAGGTGGTGGCCGCCTATGGCTGGCTCGACATTCTCGTAAACAATGCCTTCGATCCGTCTGTTCCCTACTCATCCATCCTGGAACTCTCGACGGATCAGCTACAGCGCAATTTTGACATCGGCCCGATCGCCTATCTGCACTTCATGCAGGCGGCATATCCGCACCTCAAGGCGAGCGAACAGGGCCGCGTCATCAACTTCGGCTCGATGGCCGGCGTGATCGGCCTCGCCGGTATGGGTCCTTACAACATGGCGAAAGAGGCCGTGCGGGCGCTCACGAGAACGGCCGCACGCGAGTGGGCTGCGGACAAGATCACCGTCAATAATGTCCTACCGGTGGCTGAAACATGGGGGCCTGAAGCCAATGTTCCACCGCCGACAAACCCGCTCGGCCGTTACGGATCGCCGGAAGAAGACATCGCGCCTGTCGTTCTCTTCCTCGCGAGCAAGGATGCGCAATTCCTGACGGGCTACACGCTCACGCCTGATGGCGGCTTACTCATCGATAGCGCGCGCTGA
- a CDS encoding bifunctional allantoicase/(S)-ureidoglycine aminohydrolase, protein MQRNYYSSLGGHPPQSDLLTGRAVFTEAYAVIPKGVMQDIVTSYLPFWNDTRCWVIARPLSGFAETFSQYVMEVAPGGGSDRPEQDAEAEGVLFVVDGEIELTLPSGKHVLQPGGYAFLPPGLKWSLHNRAGAHARFHWIRKAYEAVEGLDHPQPLILNEKDITPSVMPGTDGGWATTRFVDPSDLRHDMHVTIVTLQPGAVIPFAETHVMEHGLYVLEGKAVYRLNQDWVEVEAGDFMWLRAFCPQACYAGGPGPFRYLLYKDVNRHMALRPFGPRR, encoded by the coding sequence ATGCAAAGAAATTACTATTCTTCTCTTGGCGGTCATCCGCCGCAGAGCGATCTCCTGACGGGGCGGGCGGTATTCACGGAGGCCTATGCCGTCATCCCCAAGGGGGTGATGCAGGACATCGTCACCAGCTATCTGCCCTTCTGGAACGATACCCGCTGCTGGGTGATCGCACGGCCGCTCTCTGGTTTCGCCGAGACCTTTTCGCAATATGTCATGGAAGTGGCGCCGGGTGGCGGCAGCGACAGGCCGGAACAGGATGCCGAGGCCGAAGGCGTGCTCTTCGTCGTCGACGGTGAGATCGAACTGACACTGCCCTCCGGCAAGCATGTCCTCCAGCCGGGCGGCTATGCCTTCCTGCCGCCGGGCCTGAAGTGGTCGCTGCACAACCGCGCGGGCGCGCATGCCCGCTTCCACTGGATTCGCAAGGCCTACGAGGCTGTCGAGGGGTTGGATCATCCGCAGCCGCTCATCCTCAACGAGAAGGACATCACGCCGTCGGTCATGCCGGGCACCGACGGAGGCTGGGCGACTACCCGCTTCGTCGATCCCTCCGACCTGCGCCACGACATGCATGTGACGATCGTCACCCTGCAGCCCGGCGCCGTCATTCCCTTCGCGGAAACCCATGTCATGGAGCACGGCCTCTACGTGCTGGAAGGCAAGGCCGTCTATCGTCTGAACCAGGATTGGGTCGAGGTGGAGGCCGGCGACTTCATGTGGCTGCGCGCCTTCTGCCCGCAGGCCTGCTATGCCGGAGGCCCCGGTCCCTTCCGCTACCTGCTCTACAAGGACGTCAACCGCCACATGGCGCTTCGTCCTTTCGGTCCGCGCCGTTAA